From the genome of Symphalangus syndactylus isolate Jambi chromosome 5, NHGRI_mSymSyn1-v2.1_pri, whole genome shotgun sequence, one region includes:
- the LOC129483086 gene encoding keratin-associated protein 10-3 isoform X4, giving the protein MATSTMSICSSACSDSWQVDDCPESCCEPPCCALSCCAPAPCLTLVCTPVSRVSSPCCQAACEPSPCQSGCTSSCTPLCCRQSSCQPACCTSSPCQQACCVSVCCKPACCVPVCCKPVCCKPVCCKPVSCVPVCSGASTSRCQQSSCQPACRTTSCCRPFSSVSLLCCPVCRSTYCVPIPSCCAPASSCHSSCCRPASCVSLLCRPACSRLSSACCGLSSGQKSSC; this is encoded by the exons atGGCCACATCTACCATGTCCATCTGCTCCAGCGCTTGCTCTGACTCCTGGCAGGTGGATGACTGCCCAGAGAGCTGCTGTGAGCCCCCCTGCTGTGCCCTCAGCTGCTGCGCCCCAGCCCCCTGCCTGACCCTAGTCTGCACCCCAGTGAGCCGTGTGTCCAGCCCCTGCTGCCAGGCGGCCTGTGAGCCCAGCCCCTGCCAATCAGGCTGCACCAGCTCCTGCACGCCCTTGTGCTGCCGGCAATCTAGCTGCCAGCCGGCTTGCTGCACCTCCTCCCCCTGCCAGCAAGCCTGCTGTGTGTCTGTCTGCTGCAAGCCA GCCTGCTGTGTGCCCGTCTGCTGCAAGCCTGTCTGCTGCAAGCCTGTCTGCTGCAAGCCTGTGAGCTGCGTGCCTGTCTGCTCTGGGGCTTCCACTTCACGCTGCCAGCAGTCTAGCTGCCAGCCGGCTTGCCGCACCACTTCCTGCTGCAGACCCTTCTCCTCCGTGTCCCTCCTCTGCTGTCCCGTGTGCAGGTCTACCTACTGTGTGCCCATCCCGTCCTGCTGTgcccctgcctcctcctgccaTTCCAGCTGCTGCCGTCCGGCCTCCTGCGTGTCCCTCCTCTGCCGCCCCGCGTGCTCCCGCCTCTCTTCCGCGTGCTGCGGCCTCTCCTCAGGCCAGAAGTCCAGCTGCTGA
- the LOC129483086 gene encoding keratin-associated protein 10-1 isoform X3, producing the protein MATSTMSICSSACSDSWQVDDCPESCCEPPCCALSCCAPAPCLTLVCTPVSRVSSPCCQAACEPSPCQSGCTSSCTPLCCRQSSCQPACCTSSPCQQACCVSVCCKPVCCVPVCCKPVCCVPTCSEDSSSCCQQSSCQPACCASSSCQQACCVPVCCKPICVPVCSGASTSRCQQSSCQPACRTTSCCRPFSSVSLLCCPVCRSTYCVPIPSCCAPASSCHSSCCRPASCVSLLCRPACSRLSSACCGLSSGQKSSC; encoded by the exons atGGCCACATCTACCATGTCCATCTGCTCCAGCGCTTGCTCTGACTCCTGGCAGGTGGATGACTGCCCAGAGAGCTGCTGTGAGCCCCCCTGCTGTGCCCTCAGCTGCTGCGCCCCAGCCCCCTGCCTGACCCTAGTCTGCACCCCAGTGAGCCGTGTGTCCAGCCCCTGCTGCCAGGCGGCCTGTGAGCCCAGCCCCTGCCAATCAGGCTGCACCAGCTCCTGCACGCCCTTGTGCTGCCGGCAATCTAGCTGCCAGCCGGCTTGCTGCACCTCCTCCCCCTGCCAGCAAGCCTGCTGTGTGTCTGTCTGCTGCAAGCCAGTCTGCTGTGTGCCTGTCTGCTGCAAGCCTGTGTGCTGCGTGCCTACCTGCTCTGAGGATTCCTCTTCATGCTGCCAGCAGTCTAGCTGCCAGCCAGCTTGCTGTGCCTCTTCCTCCTGCCAGCAGGCCTGCTGCGTGCCCGTCTGCTGCAAGCCCAT CTGCGTGCCTGTCTGCTCTGGGGCTTCCACTTCACGCTGCCAGCAGTCTAGCTGCCAGCCGGCTTGCCGCACCACTTCCTGCTGCAGACCCTTCTCCTCCGTGTCCCTCCTCTGCTGTCCCGTGTGCAGGTCTACCTACTGTGTGCCCATCCCGTCCTGCTGTgcccctgcctcctcctgccaTTCCAGCTGCTGCCGTCCGGCCTCCTGCGTGTCCCTCCTCTGCCGCCCCGCGTGCTCCCGCCTCTCTTCCGCGTGCTGCGGCCTCTCCTCAGGCCAGAAGTCCAGCTGCTGA
- the LOC129483086 gene encoding keratin-associated protein 10-1 isoform X2 produces the protein MATSTMSICSSACSDSWQVDDCPESCCEPPCCALSCCAPAPCLTLVCTPVSRVSSPCCQAACEPSPCQSGCTSSCTPLCCRQSSCQPACCTSSPCQQACCVSVCCKPVCCVPVCCKPVCCDSSSCCQQSSCQPACCTSSPCQQACCVPVCCKPVCCKPVCCKPVSCVPVCSGASTSRCQQSSCQPACRTTSCCRPFSSVSLLCCPVCRSTYCVPIPSCCAPASSCHSSCCRPASCVSLLCRPACSRLSSACCGLSSGQKSSC, from the exons atGGCCACATCTACCATGTCCATCTGCTCCAGCGCTTGCTCTGACTCCTGGCAGGTGGATGACTGCCCAGAGAGCTGCTGTGAGCCCCCCTGCTGTGCCCTCAGCTGCTGCGCCCCAGCCCCCTGCCTGACCCTAGTCTGCACCCCAGTGAGCCGTGTGTCCAGCCCCTGCTGCCAGGCGGCCTGTGAGCCCAGCCCCTGCCAATCAGGCTGCACCAGCTCCTGCACGCCCTTGTGCTGCCGGCAATCTAGCTGCCAGCCGGCTTGCTGCACCTCCTCCCCCTGCCAGCAAGCCTGCTGTGTGTCTGTCTGCTGCAAGCCAGTCTGCTGTGTGCCTGTCTGCTGCAAGCCTGTGTGCTGC GATTCCTCTTCGTGCTGCCAGCAGTCTAGCTGCCAGCCAGCTTGCTGCACCTCCTCCCCATGTCAGCAGGCCTGCTGTGTGCCCGTCTGCTGCAAGCCTGTCTGCTGCAAGCCTGTCTGCTGCAAGCCTGTGAGCTGCGTGCCTGTCTGCTCTGGGGCTTCCACTTCACGCTGCCAGCAGTCTAGCTGCCAGCCGGCTTGCCGCACCACTTCCTGCTGCAGACCCTTCTCCTCCGTGTCCCTCCTCTGCTGTCCCGTGTGCAGGTCTACCTACTGTGTGCCCATCCCGTCCTGCTGTgcccctgcctcctcctgccaTTCCAGCTGCTGCCGTCCGGCCTCCTGCGTGTCCCTCCTCTGCCGCCCCGCGTGCTCCCGCCTCTCTTCCGCGTGCTGCGGCCTCTCCTCAGGCCAGAAGTCCAGCTGCTGA
- the LOC129483086 gene encoding keratin-associated protein 10-1 isoform X1, with protein MATSTMSICSSACSDSWQVDDCPESCCEPPCCALSCCAPAPCLTLVCTPVSRVSSPCCQAACEPSPCQSGCTSSCTPLCCRQSSCQPACCTSSPCQQACCVSVCCKPVCCVPVCCKPVCCVPTCSEDSSSCCQQSSCQPACCASSSCQQACCVPVCCKPMCRAPTCSEDSSSCCQQSSCQPACCTSSPCQQACCVPVCCKPVCCKPVCCKPVSCVPVCSGASTSRCQQSSCQPACRTTSCCRPFSSVSLLCCPVCRSTYCVPIPSCCAPASSCHSSCCRPASCVSLLCRPACSRLSSACCGLSSGQKSSC; from the coding sequence atGGCCACATCTACCATGTCCATCTGCTCCAGCGCTTGCTCTGACTCCTGGCAGGTGGATGACTGCCCAGAGAGCTGCTGTGAGCCCCCCTGCTGTGCCCTCAGCTGCTGCGCCCCAGCCCCCTGCCTGACCCTAGTCTGCACCCCAGTGAGCCGTGTGTCCAGCCCCTGCTGCCAGGCGGCCTGTGAGCCCAGCCCCTGCCAATCAGGCTGCACCAGCTCCTGCACGCCCTTGTGCTGCCGGCAATCTAGCTGCCAGCCGGCTTGCTGCACCTCCTCCCCCTGCCAGCAAGCCTGCTGTGTGTCTGTCTGCTGCAAGCCAGTCTGCTGTGTGCCTGTCTGCTGCAAGCCTGTGTGCTGCGTGCCTACCTGCTCTGAGGATTCCTCTTCATGCTGCCAGCAGTCTAGCTGCCAGCCAGCTTGCTGTGCCTCTTCCTCCTGCCAGCAGGCCTGCTGCGTGCCCGTCTGCTGCAAGCCCATGTGCCGTGCGCCCACCTGCTCTGAGGATTCCTCTTCGTGCTGCCAGCAGTCTAGCTGCCAGCCAGCTTGCTGCACCTCCTCCCCATGTCAGCAGGCCTGCTGTGTGCCCGTCTGCTGCAAGCCTGTCTGCTGCAAGCCTGTCTGCTGCAAGCCTGTGAGCTGCGTGCCTGTCTGCTCTGGGGCTTCCACTTCACGCTGCCAGCAGTCTAGCTGCCAGCCGGCTTGCCGCACCACTTCCTGCTGCAGACCCTTCTCCTCCGTGTCCCTCCTCTGCTGTCCCGTGTGCAGGTCTACCTACTGTGTGCCCATCCCGTCCTGCTGTgcccctgcctcctcctgccaTTCCAGCTGCTGCCGTCCGGCCTCCTGCGTGTCCCTCCTCTGCCGCCCCGCGTGCTCCCGCCTCTCTTCCGCGTGCTGCGGCCTCTCCTCAGGCCAGAAGTCCAGCTGCTGA
- the LOC129483087 gene encoding keratin-associated protein 10-3 isoform X3 encodes MATSTMSICSSACTDSWQVDDCPESCCEPPCCAPSCCAPVPCLTLVCTPGSCVSSPCCQAACEPSPCQSGCTSSCTPSCCQQSSCQPACCTSSPFQQACCMPVCCKSICCKPACCVPVCCKPVCCKPICCVPVCSGASSLCCQQSGCQPACCTTSCCRPSSSMSLLCRPMCRPTCCVPVSSCCVPASSCQPSCCHPASCMSLLCRPVCSCPASCSFSSGQKSSC; translated from the exons atGGCCACGTCCACCATGTCCATCTGCTCCAGCGCCTGCACCGACTCCTGGCAGGTGGACGACTGCCCAGAGAGCTGCTGTGAGCCCCCCTGCTGCGCCCCCAGCTGCTGCGCCCCGGTCCCCTGCCTGACCCTGGTCTGCACCCCAGGGAGCTGTGTGTCCAGCCCCTGCTGCCAGGCGGCCTGTGAGCCCAGCCCCTGCCAATCAGGCTGCACCAGCTCCTGCACACCCTCATGCTGCCAGCAGTCTAGCTGCCAGCCGGCTTGCTGCACCTCTTCCCCCTTCCAGCAGGCCTGCTGCATGCCTGTGTGCTGCAAGTCCATCTGTTGCAAGCCT GCCTGCTGTGTGCCCGTCTGCTGCAAGCCTGTCTGCTGCAAGCCCATCTGCTGTGTGCCTGTCTGCTCTGGGGCTTCCTCTCTGTGCTGCCAGCAGTCTGGCTGCCAGCCAGCTTGCTGCACCACCTCCTGCTGCAGACCCTCCTCTTCCATGTCCCTCCTTTGCCGCCCCATGTGCAGGCCCACCTGCTGCGTGCCTGTCTCCTCCTGCTGTGTCCCCGCCTCCTCCTGTCAACCCAGCTGCTGCCACCCAGCCTCCTGCATGTCCCTCCTCTGCCGCCCCGTATGCTCCTGCCCGGCCTCCTGCAGCTTCTCCTCAGGCCAGAAGTCCAGCTGCTGA
- the LOC129483087 gene encoding keratin-associated protein 10-9 isoform X1 has translation MATSTMSICSSACTDSWQVDDCPESCCEPPCCAPSCCAPVPCLTLVCTPGSCVSSPCCQAACEPSPCQSGCTSSCTPSCCQQSSCQPACCTSSPFQQACCMPVCCKSICCKPVCCVPSCCVPICCRPVCCVPTCSESSSSCCQQSSCQPACCTSSLCQQACCVPVCCKPVCCKPICCVPVCSGASSLCCQQSGCQPACCTTSCCRPSSSMSLLCRPMCRPTCCVPVSSCCVPASSCQPSCCHPASCMSLLCRPVCSCPASCSFSSGQKSSC, from the exons atGGCCACGTCCACCATGTCCATCTGCTCCAGCGCCTGCACCGACTCCTGGCAGGTGGACGACTGCCCAGAGAGCTGCTGTGAGCCCCCCTGCTGCGCCCCCAGCTGCTGCGCCCCGGTCCCCTGCCTGACCCTGGTCTGCACCCCAGGGAGCTGTGTGTCCAGCCCCTGCTGCCAGGCGGCCTGTGAGCCCAGCCCCTGCCAATCAGGCTGCACCAGCTCCTGCACACCCTCATGCTGCCAGCAGTCTAGCTGCCAGCCGGCTTGCTGCACCTCTTCCCCCTTCCAGCAGGCCTGCTGCATGCCTGTGTGCTGCAAGTCCATCTGTTGCAAGCCTGTCTGCTGTGTACCC TCCTGCTGTGTGCCCATCTGCTGCAGGCCTGTGTGCTGCGTGCCCACCTGCTCTGAGTCATCCTCTTCATGCTGCCAGCAGTCTAGCTGCCAGCCGGCTTGCTGCACCTCCTCCCTGTGTCAGCAGGCCTGCTGTGTGCCCGTCTGCTGCAAGCCTGTCTGCTGCAAGCCCATCTGCTGTGTGCCTGTCTGCTCTGGGGCTTCCTCTCTGTGCTGCCAGCAGTCTGGCTGCCAGCCAGCTTGCTGCACCACCTCCTGCTGCAGACCCTCCTCTTCCATGTCCCTCCTTTGCCGCCCCATGTGCAGGCCCACCTGCTGCGTGCCTGTCTCCTCCTGCTGTGTCCCCGCCTCCTCCTGTCAACCCAGCTGCTGCCACCCAGCCTCCTGCATGTCCCTCCTCTGCCGCCCCGTATGCTCCTGCCCGGCCTCCTGCAGCTTCTCCTCAGGCCAGAAGTCCAGCTGCTGA
- the LOC129483087 gene encoding keratin-associated protein 10-2 isoform X2: MATSTMSICSSACTDSWQVDDCPESCCEPPCCAPSCCAPVPCLTLVCTPGSCVSSPCCQAACEPSPCQSGCTSSCTPSCCQQSSCQPACCTSSPFQQACCMPVCCKSICCKPVCCVPVCCGPSSCCQQSSCQPACCASSSCQQSCCVPICCRPVCCVPTCSESSSSCCQQSSCQPACCTSSLCQQACCVPVCCKPVCCKPICCVPVCSGASSLCCQQSGCQPACCTTSCCRPSSSICCHPASCMSLLCRPVCSCPASCSFSSGQKSSC, translated from the exons atGGCCACGTCCACCATGTCCATCTGCTCCAGCGCCTGCACCGACTCCTGGCAGGTGGACGACTGCCCAGAGAGCTGCTGTGAGCCCCCCTGCTGCGCCCCCAGCTGCTGCGCCCCGGTCCCCTGCCTGACCCTGGTCTGCACCCCAGGGAGCTGTGTGTCCAGCCCCTGCTGCCAGGCGGCCTGTGAGCCCAGCCCCTGCCAATCAGGCTGCACCAGCTCCTGCACACCCTCATGCTGCCAGCAGTCTAGCTGCCAGCCGGCTTGCTGCACCTCTTCCCCCTTCCAGCAGGCCTGCTGCATGCCTGTGTGCTGCAAGTCCATCTGTTGCAAGCCTGTCTGCTGTGTACCCGTCTGCTGTGGGCCTTCTTCATGCTGCCAACAGTCTAGCTGCCAGCCAGCTTGCTGTGCCTCTTCCTCCTGCCAGCAGTCCTGCTGTGTGCCCATCTGCTGCAGGCCTGTGTGCTGCGTGCCCACCTGCTCTGAGTCATCCTCTTCATGCTGCCAGCAGTCTAGCTGCCAGCCGGCTTGCTGCACCTCCTCCCTGTGTCAGCAGGCCTGCTGTGTGCCCGTCTGCTGCAAGCCTGTCTGCTGCAAGCCCATCTGCTGTGTGCCTGTCTGCTCTGGGGCTTCCTCTCTGTGCTGCCAGCAGTCTGGCTGCCAGCCAGCTTGCTGCACCACCTCCTGCTGCAGACCCTCCTCTTCCAT CTGCTGCCACCCAGCCTCCTGCATGTCCCTCCTCTGCCGCCCCGTATGCTCCTGCCCGGCCTCCTGCAGCTTCTCCTCAGGCCAGAAGTCCAGCTGCTGA